Proteins co-encoded in one Spirosoma endbachense genomic window:
- the rplT gene encoding 50S ribosomal protein L20 produces the protein MPRSVNHVASRARRKKVMKLAKGYFGRRKNVWTVAKNAVEKGLGYAYRDRKAKKRDFRGLWIQRINAGARINGLSYSALMGALNKSGIELNRKVLADLAMNHPEAFAAVVEQVK, from the coding sequence ATGCCACGTTCCGTCAATCACGTTGCCTCACGGGCGCGTCGGAAAAAAGTAATGAAGCTGGCCAAAGGTTATTTCGGTCGGCGTAAAAATGTTTGGACGGTTGCTAAAAACGCCGTTGAAAAAGGTTTAGGCTACGCTTATCGCGACCGTAAGGCCAAAAAACGGGATTTCCGCGGCCTCTGGATTCAGCGGATCAATGCCGGTGCCCGGATCAATGGTCTATCGTATTCAGCCCTGATGGGTGCACTGAACAAATCAGGCATCGAACTCAACCGTAAAGTATTGGCCGATCTGGCCATGAACCACCCGGAAGCATTTGCCGCCGTTGTGGAACAAGTAAAGTAA
- the rpmI gene encoding 50S ribosomal protein L35, translated as MPKVKTNSAAKKRFKLTGTGKIKRKHAFHSHILTKKTTKQKRNLVHDTLVFPADERRIKALLNV; from the coding sequence ATGCCTAAAGTAAAAACCAATTCGGCCGCCAAGAAGCGTTTCAAGCTGACCGGCACCGGAAAAATCAAGCGGAAGCACGCCTTCCACAGTCATATTCTGACAAAAAAGACAACCAAACAAAAGCGTAATCTGGTACACGACACGCTGGTATTCCCAGCCGATGAGCGTCGTATCAAAGCGCTGTTGAACGTCTAA
- the infC gene encoding translation initiation factor IF-3, whose product MALPQRRPPRRVVEEPYKVNERILAREVRVVGENVEQGIYDINKAQAMAKAQNLDLVEVSPNAVPPVCRIVDYSKFKYEQKKKQKEIKANATKVVIKEIRFGPNTDDHDFEFKLKHAINFLKEGAKVKAYVQFVGRAIVFKDRGFQLLERFSKGLEDYGKVEAEPKLEGKRMSMFLAPKVVVPKK is encoded by the coding sequence ATGGCATTACCCCAGCGCAGACCACCTCGTCGTGTGGTTGAAGAACCGTACAAAGTTAATGAGCGCATTTTGGCCCGCGAGGTGCGGGTGGTCGGTGAAAATGTAGAGCAGGGAATCTACGACATAAATAAGGCGCAGGCTATGGCCAAAGCGCAGAACCTCGATCTTGTCGAGGTGTCGCCCAACGCTGTGCCGCCCGTCTGCCGTATAGTTGACTACTCCAAGTTCAAATACGAGCAGAAGAAAAAGCAGAAAGAAATCAAAGCCAACGCTACCAAGGTCGTTATCAAGGAGATCCGATTCGGTCCCAATACCGACGATCATGATTTCGAGTTTAAGCTCAAACATGCCATCAACTTCCTGAAAGAAGGCGCAAAAGTGAAAGCCTACGTTCAATTCGTTGGGCGGGCCATTGTTTTTAAAGACCGTGGTTTCCAGCTATTGGAGCGTTTTTCTAAGGGACTTGAAGATTACGGCAAGGTAGAGGCAGAACCCAAACTCGAAGGCAAACGGATGAGTATGTTCCTGGCCCCCAAAGTAGTTGTTCCCAAAAAATGA